A genomic segment from Neobacillus sp. YX16 encodes:
- a CDS encoding type 1 glutamine amidotransferase domain-containing protein produces MSKKIATLITNLFEDVEYTEPAQAFKEAGHEVITVDKQSGNQVTGKKGTTVKIDKSIDEVHPADFDALLIPGGFSPDLLREDDRFGEFAKAFIQDGKPVFAICHGPQVLIDTDLLKGVDITGYKSIRNDLKNAGANYKDEEVVISKNIVTSREPKDIPAFNRESLKLLAK; encoded by the coding sequence ATGAGCAAAAAAATCGCTACGCTTATAACAAACCTATTTGAAGATGTGGAGTACACTGAACCAGCACAAGCCTTTAAAGAAGCTGGTCATGAAGTTATCACGGTTGACAAACAATCAGGTAACCAAGTAACTGGTAAAAAAGGCACAACCGTAAAAATTGATAAATCCATTGATGAAGTTCATCCTGCAGACTTTGATGCGTTGCTTATCCCTGGTGGATTCTCTCCCGATTTATTGCGTGAAGACGATCGTTTTGGTGAATTTGCAAAAGCATTTATCCAAGATGGAAAACCTGTTTTTGCCATTTGTCATGGACCACAAGTGTTAATCGATACAGACCTTTTAAAAGGTGTCGACATCACTGGCTATAAATCCATTCGCAACGATTTGAAAAATGCTGGTGCAAATTATAAAGACGAAGAAGTTGTCATCAGCAAAAATATTGTAACAAGTCGAGAACCAAAAGATATTCCAGCATTTAATCGTGAATCACTAAAACTTTTAGCTAAATAA
- a CDS encoding SDR family oxidoreductase, with amino-acid sequence MTLSLKGKRVVVLGGTSGIGLAAAKAFLDESAQVIIASRSASKLSDAKVKLGGNVEGYEIDFRSEEKVADFFKKVGKFDHLVVTAGEGAMGHFNELPVATVREAFDSKFWGQYISVRAALPYLNNESSITLTSGVYGVRPPQGATTLASINSAIDGLVRGLSVDLAPIRVNVVSPGIVDTPLYGGMPEDQRQDMYHGIAKQLPVGRVAQPKDIAETYVYLVKNGFTTGTSVLIDGGAHLI; translated from the coding sequence ATGACGTTGTCATTAAAAGGAAAAAGAGTGGTTGTTTTAGGAGGTACATCTGGTATTGGTTTAGCGGCTGCTAAGGCGTTTCTCGATGAATCCGCTCAAGTCATTATTGCTAGCCGTTCTGCTTCAAAATTATCTGACGCAAAAGTGAAGCTTGGTGGTAACGTAGAGGGCTATGAAATCGACTTTCGCAGCGAGGAAAAGGTTGCAGACTTTTTCAAGAAGGTTGGGAAATTTGATCACCTGGTGGTTACTGCAGGTGAAGGCGCTATGGGTCACTTTAACGAACTGCCTGTTGCAACCGTAAGAGAGGCATTTGATAGTAAGTTCTGGGGGCAGTATATCTCGGTTCGTGCTGCTCTTCCATACTTGAATAATGAAAGTTCTATTACATTAACTTCTGGTGTATATGGTGTGCGTCCTCCTCAAGGTGCAACGACTTTAGCTTCCATTAATTCAGCAATCGATGGATTAGTACGAGGACTTTCAGTAGACCTGGCACCTATCAGAGTAAACGTGGTGTCACCTGGTATCGTTGACACTCCTCTTTACGGCGGAATGCCAGAAGATCAAAGACAAGATATGTACCATGGGATTGCTAAGCAATTACCTGTCGGACGTGTTGCTCAACCTAAAGATATTGCTGAAACCTATGTTTACCTAGTGAAAAATGGGTTTACAACTGGCACATCGGTTCTTATCGATGGAGGAGCTCATCTGATCTAA
- a CDS encoding aldo/keto reductase — protein sequence MDEKKRAEIKNALAKHVVTLPDGTSLPSLGQGTWYMGENPQVRDKEIKALQLGLELGMKLIDTAEMYGNGDSERLVGEAIKGRRNEVFLVSKVYPHHAGLDKISNACENSLKRLGTDHLDLYLLHWRGRVPLEETIEGMEKLREEGKILRWGVSNFDTVNMEELWNTTNGKNCVTNQVLYHLGSRGIDFDLLPWQREHNMPIMAYSPLAQGGSLRRQLLNDPTIHDIADKYNVQPLQIALAWTIRSNNVIAIPKAVQEEHVLANAEAATIEFTEEDLSRIDQVFPKPTRKMPLDII from the coding sequence ATGGATGAAAAGAAAAGAGCGGAAATTAAAAATGCATTAGCCAAACACGTGGTAACCCTGCCTGACGGCACTTCTTTACCTAGTTTAGGACAAGGAACATGGTACATGGGGGAAAATCCCCAAGTGAGAGACAAAGAAATAAAAGCCTTGCAGCTCGGCTTAGAATTGGGTATGAAACTTATTGACACTGCTGAAATGTACGGAAATGGCGACTCTGAACGCTTAGTTGGCGAAGCCATTAAAGGACGCAGAAATGAAGTCTTTTTAGTCTCAAAAGTGTATCCCCATCATGCAGGTTTAGATAAGATTTCAAATGCATGTGAAAACAGCTTAAAACGACTCGGAACAGACCACTTGGACTTATATCTTCTCCACTGGAGAGGACGTGTTCCTTTAGAGGAAACAATTGAAGGAATGGAAAAACTACGAGAAGAAGGGAAAATTTTAAGATGGGGCGTCTCAAATTTTGACACGGTTAATATGGAAGAGCTATGGAACACTACGAATGGAAAAAATTGTGTGACGAACCAAGTGCTATACCATTTAGGTTCAAGAGGAATCGACTTCGATCTCTTACCATGGCAGCGGGAACATAACATGCCAATCATGGCCTACAGTCCCCTAGCTCAAGGAGGCTCTTTAAGAAGACAGCTTTTAAACGATCCAACTATTCATGATATTGCTGACAAATACAATGTCCAACCATTACAAATCGCTCTTGCTTGGACCATCCGTTCGAATAACGTCATCGCTATTCCAAAAGCAGTTCAAGAAGAACATGTTTTAGCAAATGCTGAAGCAGCAACTATTGAGTTTACTGAAGAAGATCTCAGTAGAATTGATCAAGTATTTCCTAAACCTACTAGGAAAATGCCATTGGATATTATTTGA
- a CDS encoding GerAB/ArcD/ProY family transporter: MHTLTDERFLVSPFFVFFLIYSNIIGVGIMSFQRDIIKSAGYDAWISVLLTGISIHVLIWMIYRILTIANNDIIYIHQFCFGKWIGGLLNVFIIIYFLVVGLIVFRVYIEVVQVWMFPLMKTWQISVIFLFLLYYIVSSGFRVITGVCFWGTVIPFVFLFPLLFFSLEFAQFNHLLPLFNHSVIEILGSSKKMVFQFLGFETLLMFYPFIKNPEKSKKWAHFGVLFTIFLYLSITIITFLFYNEEHLKHTIWPTLTLLKIAEIPFIERVEYIVVSLWFLVVLPHISQHLWAVCRGLKKLVNIKQRISLFICLFLFFLFSNVLESHKQIERLADLYSSVGFFFIYLYVPFLFLTINIKQKLTK, from the coding sequence GTGCACACTTTAACCGATGAACGATTTTTAGTATCTCCTTTTTTCGTTTTCTTTCTGATTTACTCTAATATTATTGGTGTGGGAATCATGAGTTTTCAAAGAGATATTATAAAGAGTGCCGGTTACGATGCATGGATTTCCGTCCTATTAACCGGTATAAGCATTCATGTTTTAATTTGGATGATATATCGCATTCTTACCATTGCTAATAATGATATCATTTATATCCATCAATTTTGCTTTGGGAAATGGATTGGCGGGTTATTAAATGTTTTTATCATCATCTATTTTCTTGTAGTGGGATTGATTGTTTTCCGTGTTTATATTGAGGTTGTTCAAGTTTGGATGTTTCCTTTAATGAAGACATGGCAAATAAGCGTGATTTTTCTATTCCTTCTTTATTACATTGTTTCCAGTGGGTTTCGTGTGATTACCGGGGTGTGTTTCTGGGGAACAGTTATACCTTTTGTTTTTCTGTTTCCCCTTTTATTCTTTTCCTTAGAATTTGCCCAATTCAATCATTTACTGCCTCTTTTTAATCACTCGGTTATTGAAATATTAGGATCATCTAAAAAGATGGTGTTTCAGTTTCTTGGCTTTGAGACTCTACTCATGTTCTATCCATTTATCAAGAATCCTGAAAAATCAAAAAAATGGGCTCATTTCGGGGTTTTGTTTACAATCTTCCTATACCTTTCCATAACAATCATAACTTTTCTTTTCTATAATGAAGAGCATCTCAAACATACGATTTGGCCGACCTTAACTTTACTTAAAATTGCGGAAATTCCTTTCATAGAAAGAGTTGAATATATTGTCGTTTCCTTATGGTTCCTTGTCGTATTGCCTCATATTAGCCAGCATCTATGGGCAGTCTGCCGCGGACTCAAAAAGTTAGTAAATATCAAACAACGTATCAGCTTATTCATTTGCCTCTTTTTATTCTTTTTGTTCTCTAATGTATTAGAGAGCCATAAACAGATAGAACGATTAGCTGATTTATACTCATCTGTCGGCTTCTTTTTTATATATTTGTATGTCCCTTTTCTCTTTTTAACGATTAACATTAAACAAAAACTAACTAAATAG
- a CDS encoding Ger(x)C family spore germination protein — translation MNSRFFFAISFIVFLTGCENERIIDQVQIIESIGYDQHEDEIKGTAIYPTFTEKGQTKLNILTTKSPSYDDILPRMNTMSAHPIEIGQLRLVLFGKKVAEQGINPVIESLQRDPVVGSRMQLGIAEHTAENILISGKNTNLTFHLSDKINQNIQNGNLPKMNLHLFRENFYNKGGDPYLPYFTIEEGKAHINGLALFKNGKYKNHINLNQSFIVKMLIDGAKNGRYHIKINENKKDGFISLKNLDAKAHYTISQIDQVPNISINLTMNTQIKDVPPWLNVTTNKDILKMENLMNKHFNEEVQQLISLFQEYQVDPIGFGDMVRAKSRKWNYSRFQDMYPHLKTTVNTKVNIIQTGVGE, via the coding sequence ATGAACTCACGTTTTTTCTTTGCGATTAGCTTCATTGTCTTCCTAACTGGGTGCGAGAATGAAAGGATTATTGATCAAGTTCAGATTATCGAATCGATTGGTTATGATCAGCATGAGGATGAAATCAAGGGAACGGCTATCTATCCTACGTTCACAGAAAAAGGACAAACCAAATTAAATATCTTGACGACAAAATCTCCTTCGTATGATGATATCCTCCCGAGAATGAATACAATGTCTGCGCATCCAATCGAAATAGGCCAATTACGTTTAGTATTGTTCGGCAAGAAGGTTGCGGAACAAGGGATTAATCCGGTTATAGAAAGCCTTCAACGGGATCCGGTTGTGGGAAGTCGAATGCAGCTGGGTATAGCCGAACATACAGCAGAAAATATATTAATATCAGGTAAAAATACAAACCTTACCTTCCATTTAAGCGATAAAATTAATCAGAATATACAGAATGGAAATTTGCCCAAAATGAATTTACACCTATTTAGGGAAAACTTTTACAATAAAGGCGGAGATCCATATTTGCCTTACTTTACCATAGAGGAGGGAAAAGCCCACATTAATGGGTTAGCTTTATTTAAGAATGGCAAGTATAAAAATCATATTAATTTAAACCAGTCATTTATTGTAAAAATGCTAATTGACGGAGCCAAAAATGGACGTTATCACATCAAAATCAATGAAAATAAAAAGGATGGTTTTATTTCATTAAAAAATCTGGATGCAAAAGCTCATTATACAATTAGTCAAATCGATCAAGTTCCGAACATATCTATCAATTTAACGATGAATACTCAGATAAAAGATGTCCCGCCTTGGCTTAATGTAACCACAAATAAAGATATCCTAAAAATGGAAAATCTTATGAATAAACATTTTAATGAAGAAGTCCAGCAATTAATCTCGTTGTTTCAAGAATACCAAGTAGATCCAATCGGGTTTGGAGACATGGTTAGAGCAAAATCAAGAAAGTGGAATTATAGCCGGTTTCAGGATATGTATCCACATCTCAAAACTACAGTCAATACAAAGGTGAATATTATACAAACAGGTGTCGGGGAGTAA
- a CDS encoding spore germination protein yields the protein MSFKQQFLKNKIEKQAIGPQDINHLFTKAKKSSDFGQLSLINKAGHFILSYYNTLIDREQLQCKVLYVFQEPSFDIGHIKNIEDIRNTIPIDDILITDNIEVIESKFLKGYAILQMKENDYKCALINLSNEKVGLREQNNVENEFSVIGPQIGFVEHIDINIHLLRQQINTPNLIIQDIQIGSMSHTKVIIAYIEGITNEQHIQTMTQRLQNIDFDVVFDSSQLHQIITDNSLTPFPLLLSTERIDRTVFALISGQVAVFSNGSAYAVTGPSTLLDFFISPEDYYLPWIIASFFRLIRIFSVLFSVFATSIYITVLTYHYEMIPKVLLGPLSFSRHNVPLTPVLEVLFLELTIELLREAGARLPTKVGQTLGIVGGIVIGQASVEAALTSNVLLIIVALSALASFTTPIYKMSNTIRFIRFPLIILASIWGGFGIVIGISFLIVHLTRLESLGTPYTVPFYPFRRKDFADSIIRSSYNATSKRPSYLRPRSLWRYHPSDQIKKKNDFDD from the coding sequence TTTACTAAAGCAAAAAAATCCAGTGATTTTGGGCAACTTTCACTTATAAATAAAGCAGGACATTTCATCCTTTCTTACTACAACACGCTAATTGATCGAGAACAATTGCAGTGCAAAGTATTATATGTTTTTCAAGAACCGTCTTTTGATATTGGTCACATAAAGAACATTGAGGATATTAGGAATACGATTCCCATTGATGATATTTTGATTACAGACAACATTGAAGTGATCGAATCGAAATTCCTTAAAGGGTATGCTATTCTGCAAATGAAAGAAAATGATTATAAGTGTGCTTTAATTAATTTATCCAATGAAAAAGTTGGGTTGCGTGAGCAAAATAACGTTGAAAATGAGTTCAGCGTCATAGGACCTCAAATCGGATTTGTTGAACATATCGATATCAATATACATTTACTAAGGCAGCAAATCAATACACCTAATTTAATCATCCAAGACATTCAAATAGGGTCTATGTCACATACTAAAGTCATCATCGCTTATATTGAAGGGATTACAAATGAGCAGCATATTCAAACGATGACTCAACGATTACAAAATATCGATTTTGATGTGGTTTTTGATTCTTCTCAGCTTCATCAAATCATAACCGATAATTCATTAACACCTTTTCCGCTACTTCTATCCACGGAACGTATTGATAGAACGGTTTTTGCTTTGATTAGCGGACAAGTAGCTGTTTTTAGTAATGGATCGGCTTATGCCGTCACGGGCCCCTCCACATTACTCGATTTTTTTATTTCGCCTGAAGATTACTATTTACCTTGGATTATTGCGTCTTTTTTTCGTTTGATACGTATCTTTAGTGTGCTTTTCTCAGTTTTTGCAACCTCTATATACATAACTGTTTTGACATATCACTATGAAATGATTCCAAAAGTGTTACTCGGTCCCCTTAGCTTTTCACGTCATAACGTTCCATTAACACCGGTATTAGAAGTACTTTTTTTGGAATTGACGATTGAACTTTTACGTGAAGCTGGAGCACGCTTACCTACTAAGGTGGGACAAACGCTGGGAATCGTAGGTGGTATCGTAATAGGCCAGGCCTCCGTTGAAGCAGCACTTACAAGCAATGTGTTGCTTATTATTGTTGCCTTATCTGCTTTGGCTTCTTTTACTACACCGATTTATAAAATGTCGAACACCATACGCTTTATACGTTTTCCTTTGATTATATTAGCATCCATATGGGGCGGATTTGGGATTGTTATAGGAATAAGCTTTTTGATCGTTCATCTGACACGTTTAGAATCATTAGGTACACCCTATACCGTTCCCTTTTATCCATTTAGGCGTAAAGATTTTGCGGATAGCATTATACGTTCGTCCTATAATGCCACTTCAAAAAGACCAAGTTATTTACGTCCCCGATCCCTTTGGAGATATCATCCAAGTGACCAGATCAAAAAGAAAAACGATTTTGATGATTGA